In the genome of Thermosphaera aggregans DSM 11486, one region contains:
- a CDS encoding putative metallopeptidase, with protein MIKYFYAEDAFERVKEIVRTLQPELSHIDLKRILVVRSIGSKSRALARIHGFPRIYAFATGIKPFYIIELISERYDKLTEEEKYKVLIHELLHIPRNFTGGLRPHGKYVNGRVVNQLYGKFQERRISKT; from the coding sequence TTGATTAAGTATTTTTATGCTGAGGATGCTTTTGAAAGAGTTAAGGAAATTGTGAGAACTTTACAGCCCGAGCTCAGTCACATAGATTTGAAAAGAATCTTGGTTGTCAGGTCGATAGGAAGTAAGTCCAGAGCTCTCGCTCGAATTCATGGTTTTCCACGCATTTACGCGTTCGCAACGGGAATTAAGCCCTTCTACATTATAGAGTTAATCTCCGAGAGATATGATAAACTTACGGAAGAGGAAAAGTATAAAGTATTGATTCATGAACTTCTCCACATCCCTAGAAACTTCACGGGGGGTCTAAGACCACACGGTAAATACGTAAACGGAAGGGTGGTTAACCAGCTATATGGGAAATTCCAAGAGCGCCGGATCTCGAAAACCTAA
- a CDS encoding PolB1-binding protein PBP2 family protein, with protein sequence MNSVEKTIMEYFLKNISVGEIVAVIDLREEVKKKIRSGELTYGEIDDAVIERDLLTIITSLIKRGFLEYNMGVFNLAGWIRDYLKKKYKSLDPGVSKSLEKIVND encoded by the coding sequence TTGAACAGTGTTGAGAAAACAATCATGGAGTACTTCCTTAAAAACATAAGCGTTGGGGAAATCGTAGCGGTAATTGATCTAAGAGAGGAAGTAAAGAAAAAAATAAGGAGTGGAGAACTGACGTACGGGGAAATCGACGATGCCGTTATTGAGCGAGATTTGCTAACAATTATCACCAGCCTCATTAAGCGAGGATTCCTCGAATACAATATGGGGGTTTTCAACCTTGCTGGTTGGATAAGAGACTACTTGAAAAAGAAGTACAAGTCCCTAGACCCCGGCGTCTCCAAGAGCCTAGAAAAAATAGTTAATGATTAG
- a CDS encoding metallophosphoesterase, producing MRKLFPDMENLEIHVIPGTPFLYLANRKTLLMADLHLGFEEAAARGLEYSLRGRSGYSGIFLPRIQFRRIVDMLNRVLEHISVERVVVNGDLKHAFDRLLRQEKMEVKSFLQYLRQRGISEFLLVRGNHDNFVRNIIRQEGGSVVNALSVSEDGIQVFITHGHEYFTAEEYDIVVIGHEHPSIKCFGGRRFPVFQKTPLNKDKWLVIMPAAGPYHPGTLVSPNPNDYLSPYVKRTEHLHKSKILFWIEIEQGEELVEHVSSVLESPLLRIDRVTFGEKEYALIEFADLETASILCSYE from the coding sequence TTGCGGAAGCTGTTCCCGGACATGGAGAACCTTGAAATACATGTTATACCTGGTACACCTTTTTTATATCTTGCAAATAGAAAGACTCTTTTAATGGCTGATTTACACTTAGGCTTCGAGGAGGCTGCTGCAAGAGGATTAGAATACTCCTTACGTGGAAGAAGCGGTTACTCGGGCATATTCCTACCTAGGATCCAGTTCCGAAGGATTGTCGATATGTTGAATCGTGTTCTAGAACACATCAGCGTGGAGAGAGTAGTAGTTAACGGAGATTTGAAACATGCTTTCGACAGGTTGCTTAGACAGGAGAAAATGGAGGTTAAGAGCTTCCTGCAGTATTTAAGGCAACGAGGTATCAGCGAGTTCTTGCTAGTGAGAGGAAATCATGATAACTTCGTGAGAAACATAATCAGGCAGGAAGGGGGAAGCGTTGTTAACGCCTTAAGCGTTTCCGAAGACGGTATCCAAGTGTTTATCACTCACGGACACGAGTACTTTACCGCGGAAGAATACGACATAGTAGTAATCGGGCATGAACATCCCAGCATTAAATGTTTCGGAGGAAGGAGATTCCCTGTTTTCCAAAAAACACCTTTAAACAAAGACAAATGGTTGGTAATAATGCCTGCCGCGGGGCCGTATCATCCTGGAACACTGGTTTCACCAAACCCTAATGACTACCTATCGCCTTATGTTAAAAGAACAGAACATCTTCACAAATCGAAAATCCTCTTTTGGATTGAAATAGAGCAGGGTGAGGAGCTTGTCGAACACGTGTCTTCTGTGCTTGAATCCCCTCTTCTCCGAATAGACCGCGTGACGTTCGGGGAGAAAGAGTATGCACTAATAGAGTTCGCAGATTTAGAAACAGCCTCGATACTATGCTCTTACGAGTAG
- a CDS encoding indolepyruvate oxidoreductase subunit beta — translation MKSRFNLILVGVGGQGLITLGRLIGEACIRAGLNVTVAEVHGMSQRGGSVVVHVRIGEGDSPVIPLGGAHHIIAMEVLEAGRSARYANRDTVMVVNDLLLPPPLAKHPGKKEVIDALKSKLERVYIYDAEGVSKKIMGTPISSNIALLGFSLGVNPALESLISRVAVEKALEAIFKEKALDLNKKVFEEAFREGRSNIGG, via the coding sequence ATGAAGAGTCGGTTTAATCTAATACTAGTAGGAGTCGGTGGACAAGGCTTAATCACTCTGGGAAGGTTGATAGGCGAAGCCTGCATTAGGGCAGGCTTGAACGTTACAGTTGCCGAAGTCCACGGAATGAGCCAGAGAGGCGGAAGCGTCGTCGTTCATGTTAGAATAGGCGAGGGGGACTCCCCTGTGATACCTCTTGGGGGAGCACACCACATCATAGCCATGGAGGTTTTGGAAGCAGGGAGATCGGCGAGATACGCTAATAGGGATACTGTGATGGTTGTAAACGATCTGCTACTTCCACCGCCCCTGGCCAAACATCCTGGCAAGAAAGAAGTGATCGATGCTTTGAAAAGCAAATTAGAAAGAGTCTATATATACGATGCGGAAGGAGTTAGTAAGAAAATTATGGGAACGCCCATATCATCCAACATTGCACTTCTCGGATTCAGCCTAGGGGTTAACCCCGCGCTTGAAAGCCTAATAAGCCGGGTCGCGGTCGAAAAAGCCTTAGAGGCCATCTTCAAGGAGAAGGCTCTCGACTTAAATAAGAAAGTGTTTGAAGAAGCGTTCAGGGAGGGAAGATCGAATATTGGGGGATGA
- a CDS encoding zinc metalloprotease HtpX has protein sequence MMWLLFYDIGWFAAMIIAYAIGFIALMILAGLIAPKVARKLTNRFSLYTSMYLAGALAVFAGIAGLVLIFTAVAEVAGFVVSTLFIAGFAVFILIINLLSYLFSPLMINLAYGAKPDAELQEIVNRVAERAGFRKPPKAVVVRGPPNAFAYGNLLFGKYVAVSTEMLRITNREELEAVIGHELGHHKHRDNALMLFMGIFPSLIYYLGTTLIRAGILSSALRLSSRDRRGSGGVFFILIGIAAVVLSFIVQILVLAFSRLREYYADAHGAKVSSPRSMQRALAKLHIYYENYEIGYDRLSNSKLKTLFIYALAEAFANPFYHYMPPPPRDFNVDVDQVIEELKRKEEGGIREIMSTHPPIPKRLRFLDYVGFKPVKIEEYV, from the coding sequence ATGATGTGGCTATTGTTTTACGACATAGGCTGGTTCGCGGCTATGATTATAGCTTACGCTATCGGTTTCATCGCCCTTATGATCCTGGCAGGCCTAATAGCGCCAAAGGTTGCTAGGAAGCTTACCAACAGGTTCTCTCTATACACATCCATGTACCTTGCAGGAGCATTAGCGGTGTTTGCAGGGATAGCCGGGCTCGTGCTAATATTCACAGCCGTGGCCGAGGTTGCTGGGTTTGTTGTTTCAACATTGTTTATTGCCGGATTCGCAGTATTTATTTTAATAATCAACCTGCTGTCATATCTTTTCTCCCCACTAATGATCAATCTTGCATATGGGGCCAAGCCTGATGCAGAATTGCAAGAAATTGTAAATCGTGTAGCTGAAAGAGCAGGGTTCAGGAAACCTCCTAAAGCAGTAGTGGTTAGAGGGCCGCCTAACGCATTCGCATACGGTAATCTACTATTTGGCAAGTATGTTGCTGTTTCGACAGAAATGTTGAGGATAACGAATAGGGAGGAGTTAGAAGCGGTGATCGGACACGAACTAGGACACCATAAACACAGAGATAATGCATTAATGTTGTTCATGGGAATATTCCCCAGCCTCATTTACTATCTCGGCACCACTTTGATACGGGCAGGCATACTCAGCAGTGCTTTAAGACTATCCTCCAGGGATCGAAGGGGAAGCGGGGGCGTATTCTTCATCTTGATAGGCATTGCTGCCGTCGTGTTAAGCTTCATTGTTCAAATCTTAGTGCTCGCCTTCAGCCGGTTAAGAGAGTATTATGCTGACGCTCATGGAGCTAAAGTATCTTCTCCGAGAAGTATGCAACGGGCTCTCGCAAAACTACACATCTACTACGAGAACTACGAGATAGGATATGATAGATTATCCAACAGCAAGTTGAAGACTCTCTTCATATATGCCTTAGCCGAGGCCTTCGCAAACCCGTTCTACCACTACATGCCCCCACCCCCGAGAGATTTCAATGTGGATGTTGATCAGGTTATAGAGGAGTTGAAGAGGAAAGAAGAGGGAGGCATCAGGGAAATAATGAGCACTCATCCACCCATACCAAAGAGGCTTAGATTCCTTGACTACGTTGGGTTTAAACCAGTTAAGATAGAGGAATACGTTTAA
- a CDS encoding ATP/GTP-binding protein translates to MVSVTVFAGMAGSGKTSIVAGYSKWLKTSLFARVATVNLDPGVETLPYTPVFDIRKYFTLRDLMKKYGVGPNAAFLKSAEMISYLADKIMSEEPFSNLDKWDYILIDTPGQLEAFIFQPEAREFLARLSSKTNLVVGYLIDSSMISSIPDAVTSWFMYVLIQVKTGLLTVPIISKADLARNPSLLKDLIENPSALVSKEYSVEGLQAEIIPELIQIAMKTKGALRVVMASIHDNESFRSLHNVLQEAFCACGDLT, encoded by the coding sequence TTGGTATCGGTCACTGTTTTCGCGGGAATGGCTGGTAGTGGGAAGACCAGTATCGTAGCGGGGTACTCTAAGTGGCTTAAAACCAGCTTGTTTGCACGAGTAGCCACCGTGAACCTAGATCCCGGTGTCGAAACATTACCGTACACACCAGTGTTCGATATCAGGAAATACTTTACATTGCGTGATTTGATGAAAAAATACGGGGTGGGCCCGAACGCAGCCTTCCTTAAATCCGCTGAAATGATATCATATTTAGCGGATAAAATCATGAGTGAAGAACCTTTTTCAAACCTCGATAAATGGGACTATATTTTAATCGATACCCCGGGCCAGCTTGAAGCTTTCATCTTCCAGCCTGAGGCAAGAGAATTCTTGGCAAGGCTTTCCAGTAAAACCAATCTAGTAGTAGGCTATTTGATCGATTCTTCCATGATAAGTAGTATACCGGATGCTGTCACGTCGTGGTTTATGTATGTTTTAATACAGGTGAAAACGGGCTTGCTGACTGTGCCAATTATTAGCAAGGCAGACCTGGCTCGCAACCCCTCATTACTCAAAGATTTGATCGAAAACCCTAGTGCCTTGGTTTCAAAAGAGTACTCTGTGGAGGGATTACAAGCCGAGATTATCCCGGAACTGATTCAGATAGCGATGAAAACAAAAGGGGCTTTAAGAGTCGTTATGGCTTCGATTCATGATAATGAGAGTTTTAGGAGTCTTCACAACGTGCTTCAGGAAGCTTTCTGTGCCTGTGGCGATTTAACGTGA
- the iorA gene encoding indolepyruvate ferredoxin oxidoreductase subunit alpha: MHPVLARKGETVLLMGNEAVARGALESGICLAAAYPGTPSTEIVETLSEVAKDLKIWVEWSVNEKVAFETAYAAAISGVKSLTAMKHVGLNVAADILMSSAYAGVKAGFVIVSADDPGHHSSQNEQDNRWYGFISHIPVVEPSSPREAYYFTKESFKLSEKYGHPVILRTTTRLSHTRQPVTLEEDLPASPVCKGVFEKAIDRWVLVPGHAKKLKIKLLEIWKKIQYDTSEPFAKIINPGMKDVIIASGIAYSHVEEALRIAGLESKVTILKVNMPVPVPRKPVEEVLRNAERVLIVEELDPVVEKQVKSISKELGLACEIYGKEYIPENDELSLQVVYNGICRFSGKCDPVMWESIGELKLEPQIPPRPPVLCPGCPHRSSYYIVKTALNKAGIRKVIFTGDIGCYTLGFQKPFETQMTSFEMGGAIGIAHGLSKVVDEAIVAVVGDSTFYHAGIPGVINLVFNKGRAIPMILDNSVTAMTGHQPHPGTGVTAVGEPTVRILPENILRAIGFETFVINPLKVKDSISVLAKALEEFKDGKNIAIISRARCALEVLRDARKTKTVLPVYKVDPEKCTGCLACVNLSACPALVLEPDSRKPVIIEELCAGCGLCASICPFNAISVANTPTQDWEKLW, encoded by the coding sequence ATGCACCCAGTTCTCGCAAGAAAAGGCGAGACAGTCTTGTTAATGGGAAATGAGGCGGTTGCGAGGGGAGCGTTAGAGTCCGGAATCTGCTTGGCTGCGGCATATCCAGGAACACCATCCACCGAAATAGTTGAGACTCTTTCAGAAGTAGCCAAGGATTTGAAGATATGGGTTGAGTGGAGCGTCAATGAGAAGGTCGCGTTCGAAACAGCTTATGCTGCAGCGATTTCAGGAGTTAAGAGCCTAACAGCAATGAAGCATGTTGGATTGAATGTCGCGGCCGATATTTTAATGAGCAGTGCTTATGCGGGCGTTAAGGCGGGATTCGTGATCGTTTCAGCTGATGATCCCGGACACCATAGTAGCCAGAACGAGCAGGATAATAGATGGTACGGGTTCATATCTCATATACCCGTTGTAGAGCCGAGCAGTCCTAGGGAGGCATATTATTTTACTAAAGAGTCGTTTAAACTGAGTGAGAAGTACGGGCACCCAGTTATACTGAGGACGACTACGAGGCTGAGTCACACTAGGCAACCCGTAACACTCGAGGAAGACCTACCGGCATCACCAGTGTGTAAAGGTGTTTTTGAAAAAGCAATTGATAGATGGGTTCTTGTTCCAGGCCATGCTAAGAAGCTTAAAATCAAGCTTCTAGAAATTTGGAAGAAGATTCAGTACGATACTAGTGAGCCCTTTGCGAAGATTATAAACCCGGGTATGAAAGATGTGATAATCGCCAGCGGGATAGCATACTCGCATGTTGAAGAAGCTTTAAGAATTGCAGGTTTGGAATCAAAGGTTACTATTTTAAAAGTCAACATGCCGGTGCCAGTTCCAAGAAAACCCGTTGAAGAAGTGTTGCGAAACGCGGAGAGAGTGTTAATCGTGGAGGAGCTTGACCCTGTGGTCGAGAAGCAAGTAAAAAGTATTTCAAAAGAACTAGGACTTGCCTGTGAAATATATGGTAAAGAATACATCCCGGAAAACGATGAACTCTCCCTGCAGGTTGTTTACAATGGAATATGCAGATTCTCCGGTAAGTGCGACCCTGTGATGTGGGAAAGTATTGGCGAATTAAAACTGGAGCCCCAAATACCTCCCCGACCTCCAGTATTATGTCCCGGATGTCCTCACAGGAGTAGCTACTATATTGTAAAAACTGCTTTGAACAAGGCTGGAATAAGGAAAGTTATATTCACCGGTGATATAGGGTGCTACACTCTAGGGTTCCAGAAACCGTTCGAGACCCAAATGACTAGTTTCGAAATGGGCGGTGCAATAGGCATAGCCCACGGGTTGAGCAAGGTGGTGGATGAGGCTATTGTGGCGGTTGTGGGAGATTCAACGTTCTATCATGCGGGGATCCCTGGAGTAATCAACCTTGTTTTCAATAAGGGAAGAGCTATCCCGATGATCCTAGATAATTCAGTGACAGCTATGACAGGGCATCAGCCCCATCCTGGCACAGGCGTTACAGCTGTTGGAGAACCCACAGTTAGAATCCTGCCCGAGAATATTTTAAGGGCAATAGGGTTTGAAACCTTCGTAATCAATCCTTTAAAGGTTAAAGACTCTATCTCCGTACTCGCGAAAGCTCTTGAAGAATTCAAGGATGGGAAAAACATTGCAATAATATCCAGGGCTCGTTGCGCTCTCGAGGTCTTAAGGGATGCTAGGAAAACTAAAACAGTACTCCCCGTGTACAAGGTAGACCCAGAGAAGTGTACAGGGTGCTTGGCCTGTGTCAATTTATCCGCGTGCCCAGCACTCGTATTGGAGCCTGACAGTAGGAAACCAGTCATCATTGAGGAATTGTGTGCAGGTTGTGGCCTGTGCGCAAGCATATGCCCGTTTAATGCTATCAGCGTTGCCAATACTCCAACACAGGACTGGGAGAAACTATGGTAG
- a CDS encoding DUF2070 family protein, translating to MGLYRPKNAVGRYYSVLFSLPHWKVLASAIIAILFLAVAFLRYESVPFIVNTVVTITILEIYRRVVRNTVFHKLKRRVGLAFTTLVYSLIYYVIFGDWRVSIISTAIMLTIVIQGLDGTRWWRYIVAIIPPLLTLLFIDEVAFEFPSTYILLLSLCFLLIVLLDLAIFIVIGRHRINGFKAPDLGSLFLRNWLNADREIERVFDGLGVYQNVTSYVFRTNNFALIYTDLHYGPFSNTGSSQLPMIIRSIYSKLGLDVYLLHGFGSHDRNIASSKYVKDYLTRLETNIFDDCREQLKYHGSFKVSSRSYWEITGIVFDKLSLLIVSRPVKGIDDLPYELQVEYALKAKELSIGELILIDAHNWEKQDEMDFEELRRTLEESLVLIKKLRSRTPEKPLVKHHCFKTSAPGLIEGEACLLQIWSSNYEKVVLLLLRGNNMEPGLREDLAGLLRKSLGEEVIVEVLTNDEHSETGIRANITYIPVHNSESFKKDLEAQLERFKTIDPVEKLCVSKMNLNVKLLGDSAFQLEQLVRKSYVESALLLIAYAFLTPILLKFIWDFIWDAQGFRPF from the coding sequence ATGGGATTGTACCGTCCGAAAAATGCTGTGGGCAGATACTATTCTGTCTTATTCTCTCTCCCTCATTGGAAAGTTTTAGCATCAGCCATAATTGCTATACTATTTCTAGCTGTTGCCTTTCTCCGATACGAGTCAGTTCCGTTCATTGTTAATACCGTAGTAACGATTACTATTTTGGAGATTTATAGGAGAGTTGTTAGAAACACAGTCTTCCATAAGCTGAAGAGGAGGGTGGGGCTAGCCTTTACAACATTGGTATACTCTCTCATATACTACGTAATATTTGGAGACTGGAGGGTTTCAATCATTTCTACAGCGATAATGTTAACTATTGTTATTCAAGGTTTAGATGGAACAAGGTGGTGGCGCTACATCGTTGCCATTATTCCACCGCTACTCACTCTTCTCTTCATAGATGAGGTAGCCTTCGAATTTCCCAGCACTTATATACTTCTCCTCTCTCTTTGTTTTTTGCTAATCGTGCTCTTAGACCTGGCAATCTTCATCGTTATTGGGAGGCACAGGATAAATGGTTTTAAAGCCCCTGACCTCGGATCTCTGTTTCTACGGAATTGGCTTAATGCTGACAGAGAAATAGAAAGGGTTTTCGACGGTCTGGGTGTTTATCAAAACGTGACTTCATACGTTTTTAGAACAAACAATTTCGCACTAATCTACACTGATCTCCACTATGGGCCATTCTCTAACACGGGAAGTAGCCAATTACCCATGATTATTAGAAGCATATACAGCAAGCTGGGGTTAGACGTTTATCTTCTCCACGGGTTTGGATCGCACGATAGAAATATTGCCAGCTCAAAATATGTTAAAGATTATCTAACTCGTTTAGAGACTAACATTTTTGACGATTGTAGGGAACAATTAAAATACCATGGCTCGTTCAAAGTGAGTAGTAGGAGTTACTGGGAGATTACGGGGATAGTTTTCGACAAACTCTCTCTCCTGATAGTTTCACGCCCTGTTAAAGGAATAGATGATCTCCCATACGAGTTACAAGTTGAGTATGCGCTGAAAGCTAAAGAGCTAAGCATCGGGGAGCTAATATTAATTGATGCACATAATTGGGAGAAGCAGGATGAGATGGATTTTGAGGAGTTGAGGAGGACTCTCGAGGAATCCCTCGTTTTGATTAAAAAATTGAGGAGCAGGACTCCCGAGAAACCATTAGTTAAGCATCACTGTTTTAAAACTAGTGCACCTGGACTCATAGAGGGTGAAGCATGCCTCCTCCAAATATGGAGCTCAAACTATGAGAAAGTGGTGTTGCTTTTATTACGTGGCAATAATATGGAGCCAGGACTGCGTGAAGACCTGGCTGGGTTGTTAAGGAAGAGTCTGGGGGAAGAAGTAATTGTTGAAGTTTTAACAAACGATGAGCACTCGGAAACAGGCATTAGGGCTAATATAACATATATTCCAGTCCACAACAGTGAGAGCTTTAAGAAAGATCTTGAGGCCCAACTAGAGCGTTTTAAAACTATCGACCCTGTTGAAAAATTATGTGTAAGTAAGATGAATCTGAACGTGAAACTCCTCGGAGACTCGGCTTTTCAACTCGAACAACTTGTTAGAAAGTCGTATGTTGAATCAGCCCTCCTTTTAATAGCTTACGCGTTTCTCACACCTATACTGCTTAAGTTTATATGGGACTTCATATGGGACGCCCAGGGTTTTAGACCTTTTTAA
- a CDS encoding class I SAM-dependent methyltransferase, with translation MNNAYSFTPVKGYWFTSWLVKDLKNRNTCLNVSLDLGLTRERVCVNNNRILIKDIELDIDSITPSEEDRIVLLESDRVYEIAVSTLKGYYKLKATGMESPPTLEINGIHMHRIVGLNPWEDATLKASRARIRQGSIVLDTCTGLGYTAITSIERGASKIVSTEIDPTVLWIAERNPWSRGLRDERITIINDDVLNLVKYLEDSFFDRIIHDPPRFSASTGDLYGLEFYRELFRVLKPGGILYHYTGLPGFKSNYSILKGIKNRLEKAGFSRVYFDRESQGFIAWKLL, from the coding sequence ATGAATAATGCTTATTCTTTCACGCCAGTAAAGGGATACTGGTTCACCAGCTGGCTGGTTAAGGACCTGAAAAATAGAAACACATGCTTAAACGTTTCATTGGATTTAGGTCTTACTCGAGAAAGAGTCTGTGTCAACAATAATAGAATCCTGATTAAAGATATCGAGTTAGACATCGACTCCATCACTCCCAGCGAAGAAGATAGAATTGTTCTTTTAGAAAGTGATAGGGTATATGAAATAGCCGTTTCAACATTGAAAGGCTATTACAAGTTAAAAGCCACTGGAATGGAGTCGCCTCCTACATTGGAAATCAACGGAATACACATGCATAGAATTGTAGGTTTGAATCCTTGGGAGGACGCTACACTAAAAGCTAGCAGGGCGAGGATTAGACAAGGGAGTATTGTCCTGGACACTTGTACAGGACTAGGATACACAGCGATAACATCCATTGAAAGAGGGGCATCGAAGATTGTTTCCACGGAAATTGATCCCACTGTTCTATGGATTGCTGAGAGGAACCCGTGGAGCAGGGGGCTTAGGGATGAAAGAATCACCATCATAAACGATGATGTATTAAATCTTGTTAAATACCTCGAGGATTCATTCTTCGATAGAATAATTCACGACCCGCCCAGGTTCAGCGCTTCCACAGGCGATCTATACGGGTTAGAATTTTACAGAGAACTCTTCAGGGTTTTGAAGCCAGGCGGTATATTATATCACTACACCGGCTTGCCCGGTTTCAAAAGCAATTACAGCATTTTAAAAGGAATCAAGAACCGGTTGGAGAAAGCCGGATTTTCGAGAGTTTATTTCGATAGAGAGTCCCAAGGGTTTATTGCTTGGAAGCTTCTCTAA
- a CDS encoding CopG family ribbon-helix-helix protein, with product MSEKKRFGISIPVKMANLIDDLARLNSCERSRIVEHALNEYLHENLHIEVDGKHSCISILIAVSSKPLPSTILGKYMEVVKASMYYNTRGSHITILIIEGISEEVLNLRKELGKITRSIRLIPLESMVRNHE from the coding sequence GTGAGCGAGAAAAAGCGTTTCGGAATAAGTATCCCGGTTAAAATGGCTAATTTAATAGATGACTTGGCTCGTTTAAACTCTTGCGAGAGATCCCGTATTGTAGAGCATGCATTGAACGAATATTTGCATGAAAATCTTCATATCGAGGTGGATGGGAAGCATTCTTGTATCTCAATCTTGATTGCAGTGTCATCGAAACCCCTTCCCTCAACTATATTGGGAAAATATATGGAAGTAGTGAAAGCATCGATGTATTACAACACTAGAGGTTCTCATATCACCATTTTAATTATTGAAGGAATCTCTGAAGAGGTTTTAAACCTTAGAAAAGAATTGGGAAAAATAACAAGAAGCATACGGCTAATCCCTCTGGAATCAATGGTTAGGAACCATGAATAA
- a CDS encoding TATA-box-binding protein: protein MSSGAVLKPSYKIENIVATVILEHELDLELIETRIPAITYKPDQFPGLIFRLDKPKTTALIFKSGKMVVTGAKSTQQLIEAVKRMIKVLLKYDIKVTGKPRIQIQNIVASGDIGAYVHLEKAAYLLEDSMYEPEQFPGLIHRMRSPRVVLLIFSSGKMVITGAKEEVEVEKAVVNIGNQLLELGCIAGIREEL, encoded by the coding sequence ATGAGCAGTGGGGCTGTTTTAAAGCCGAGTTATAAAATAGAAAACATTGTTGCCACCGTCATATTAGAGCATGAGCTTGACCTTGAGCTCATCGAAACGCGTATTCCCGCGATCACATATAAGCCGGATCAGTTTCCCGGTTTAATTTTCAGACTCGACAAGCCCAAGACCACGGCCCTTATTTTCAAATCCGGAAAAATGGTTGTCACAGGTGCTAAAAGCACCCAACAGTTAATCGAGGCCGTTAAGAGAATGATAAAGGTTTTATTGAAATACGATATTAAGGTTACAGGTAAGCCCAGGATACAGATTCAAAACATAGTTGCGAGTGGAGATATCGGAGCTTACGTTCATTTAGAGAAGGCAGCATACCTTCTCGAAGACAGCATGTATGAGCCGGAACAGTTCCCCGGGCTTATCCACAGAATGAGGAGTCCGAGAGTCGTGCTCTTGATATTCAGCAGTGGTAAAATGGTAATAACGGGTGCGAAAGAAGAGGTTGAAGTGGAGAAAGCAGTTGTGAATATTGGAAACCAGCTTCTCGAGCTAGGATGCATCGCAGGGATCAGGGAGGAGTTATAA
- a CDS encoding metal ABC transporter permease, whose translation MKPREGHLALAFLAMIATIASTASALTFDPRKIATYLMMGLTFSLTSIIVYYRKMEFLASSATHTSLLAVITGLMLESLTGVQYSIWSLLIGLLIIYMAGVLIRRGLDPNSTSAIIVASTSAFSVIGGYLLITFFPVNYNLNSLFLGDPLLLSSRDVVLVSLITLTVSTIFIFSIQEILSIGIDEVSVKLLGLKTGVYDALTYTIIGLTSIGLLRFSGYILQHVLILLPAITASFYSNSGRELILYSITLSLFSCSVGFLLSLYFNLSPTGLTGVVLVVFMINGVFRRWVQ comes from the coding sequence GTGAAGCCTAGGGAAGGGCATCTGGCATTGGCATTTCTAGCGATGATAGCCACGATAGCTTCTACAGCTTCTGCTCTAACCTTTGACCCGAGAAAAATAGCTACATATTTAATGATGGGCCTTACTTTTTCGCTAACCAGCATTATCGTTTACTATAGGAAAATGGAGTTTCTCGCCTCAAGCGCTACTCATACAAGCCTCCTAGCAGTGATCACTGGTTTAATGCTGGAATCTCTCACAGGTGTGCAGTATTCAATATGGTCCTTGCTGATTGGACTGCTCATCATCTACATGGCGGGGGTATTGATCAGGAGGGGGTTGGACCCTAATAGTACTTCAGCTATAATAGTAGCCTCAACCTCGGCTTTCAGCGTGATAGGTGGATACTTGCTGATAACATTTTTCCCAGTAAACTATAATTTGAACTCTCTCTTCCTCGGAGACCCTCTCCTATTATCCAGCAGGGACGTGGTACTCGTGTCACTCATTACATTGACGGTTTCAACTATTTTCATATTCTCAATACAGGAAATACTTTCAATAGGTATTGACGAAGTATCTGTGAAACTGCTGGGTTTGAAAACCGGTGTCTACGATGCCCTCACCTACACCATTATCGGATTAACAAGCATAGGATTGTTAAGATTTAGCGGTTATATTCTTCAACACGTTTTAATACTCCTACCAGCAATAACTGCATCCTTCTACTCCAACAGTGGTAGGGAATTAATCCTCTACTCGATAACGCTCTCCCTGTTTTCATGTAGCGTGGGATTCCTACTATCCCTTTACTTCAACCTAAGCCCTACAGGTCTCACAGGAGTTGTTCTCGTTGTTTTCATGATCAACGGGGTCTTTAGAAGGTGGGTGCAGTGA